GAGTTCGTGCTCGCCGCTGGCGTAGCACCAGTCCTGTTTGCGCACCTGTTCGATCACGTCTTCCAGATCGTCGATCTGCGTGACGGTTTGGGGCGTCAGACGCGGCAGATCACGCTCCTCCATCCAATGCTTCCATTCACCATGGTTTTTGCTTGCGAGCAGCACGCGACCCGTGGATGTGGCATGCGCAGGCAGGCGCGCGCCCAAGTGCAATCCATAGGCTGAGAGCTGGTGGACATCGCTGGTGTTGCTGCGCGCGACGATCACCACTTCATCGTTGTCCAGCACGACGACGGAGCAGGGCTGCCGCAGCTTGAGCGCGAGCTGATTGAGCGTGGGCTGCACAAGTCTCGGCAAGCGCGCGGAAGCGAGATAGCTGCCTGAAAAACGCAGCACGCGCGGCGACAGCCAGAAGTAGCTTCCGTCCGATTCGAGATACCCCAGATGGGCGAGCGTGAGCAGGTGTCTGCGTGCGGCAGCGCGCGTGAGTCCGGTGCGCTGCGCGGCCAGCGTGGCGTTCAGTCGCTGGCGCTGCATGTCGAAGCTCTCCAGCACGGCCAGGCCTTTGGCGACGCCGACGATGAGGTCTGCCGGTGCGATGGTCATGAAAGCAATCCTTTGCGCGATCAGCGCGCGGCTTGCGCGATTATCGAGCAGTGATGGCGGCGCGTGAAGCACAACGCACCACGAAAAATTTATGGTCTTGGTCTCACCAAACAGAGGAGACTTTCATGCGCACCAAAGTGGCCATCATCGGCGCGGGACCAGCGGGTTTGTTGCTCGGTCAACTGCTGCACAAGGCGGGAATCGACAATGTGATTCTTGAACGCCAGACCCCGGAATATGTGCTCGGTCGCATCCGTGCCGGCGTGCTGGAAAAGACCGCGGTCGACCTGCTCGATCTCGCAGGCGTGTCGGAACGTGCGCACCAGGAGGGGCTGGTGCACGAGGGCATCGAGTTGATGTTCGACGGAGCGCGCCATCGCATCGATCTGCAGGAACTCACGGGTGGCAAGCATGTGACCGTGTATGGTCAGACCGAGGTCACGCGCGATCTGATGGATGCGCGAAACAACGCGGGTTTGAGCACGATCTACGAAGCCGAGGGCGTGCAGCTTGAAGGCATCGACACCAATGCGCCGCAGGTCCGTTACCGCCAGAACGGCGTGGAGCAGACCTTGCAGTGCGACTTCATCGCCGGTTGTGATGGCTTTCATGGCGTGAGCCGCAAGTCGATTCCCGCCGATGTGCTGCGCACTTACGAGCGCGTCTATCCGTTTGGCTGGCTTGGCATGCTGGCCGACGTGCCGCCCGTCTCGGACGAACTCATCTACGCGCACACGCCGCGCGGCTTTGTGCTTTGCAGCATGCGCAGCGAAACGCGCAGCCGTTACTACCTGCAGGTGCCGTTGACCGACAAGGTCGAGGACTGGAGCGACGAGGCGTTCTGGGACGAGCTGCGTCTGCGTCTGGGTGCGGATGTGTGCAAGACGCTGGTGACCGGGCCGTCGCTCGAAAAGAGCATCGCGCCGCTGCGCAGTTTCGTGGCCGAGCCGATGCGCCATGGCAGGCTGTTCCTGGCGGGCGACGCGGCGCACATCGTGCCGCCGACGGGGGCCAAGGGGCTGAATCTGGCCGCGTCTGACGTGGGCTTTCTCTACGAAGCGATGACCGATCACTATCTGGAAAGGAGCGATCGCGGAATCGAGAACTATTCCCAGCGCTGCCTTGAGCGTGTGTGGAGCGCCGAGCGCTTTTCGTGGTGGTTCACGACGCTCACGCACAAATTCCCCGATACCGGCGAGTTCGGGCTCAAGATGCAGGCGGCCGAGCTGAACTACCTCATCAAGTCCAGGTCCGCCTCGTCCGCGCTGGCCGAAAACTACGTGGGCCTGCCGATGCGCATGGAAGACCTGCTCGCGGCGAGGGCATAAATCGCCATTCGGTGTGGAAATCATCACGGGTGTCTGTGAACCGGTTGCGCTCTCTGTAAACTTGAAGCAACAGCCCGTTGCCCCCAATGGGGGGCCATCGGCTCACAAGACCCTTCGCGGCACTCCGTCGTCACCCGGCGGAGTGCCGCGAGCCATTGCAGAAAGTGAAATTTCCATGTCTCTGATCCCCGCCACCATCCTCACCGGCTTTCTGGGTTCCGGCAAAACCACCTTGCTCAAGCGCGTGCTGCACGAGGCACATGGCCAGAAAATTGCGGTGATCGAGAACGAATTCGGCGAAGAGAACATCGACACCGACATTCTCAAGACCGAATCCAAGGAGCAGATCGTGCAGATGAGCAACGGCTGCATCTGCTGCACGATCCGCGAAGACCTGCGTCAGACCCTGCAACTGCTGGCTGCCAAGCGCCGCAAGGGACTGGTGGAGTTCGACCGCATCGTGATCGAGACCACGGGTCTGGCCGATCCCGGCCCTGTTGCGCAGACCTTCTTCATGGACGACGAGATCGCCGAGACCTATCTGCTCGACTCGATCATCACGCTGGTGGACGCCAAGCACGCCAACCAGCAGCTCGACGACCGTCAGGAAGCGCGCCGCCAGGTGGGCTTTGCCGACCAGCTCTTCCTGTCCAAGACCGATCTGGTGAGCGAGGCCGAGAAGGACGCGCTGATCCATCGTTTGAAGCACATGAACCCGCGCGCGCCGATCCGCGCCGTGCACTTCGGCGACGTGCCACTGACCGAAGTGCTGGACCTGCGCGGCTTCAATCTGAACGCCAAGCTGGACATCGACCCGGACTTTCTCAAGGAAGACGATCACGGTCATGACCACCACGATCATGCTCATGACCACAGCGATTGCGACCACGACCACGGAAAATGTGAGCACGAAGGCCATGACCACGGCCATGAAGGGCATGTGCACGACGAGCATTGCGGCCACGATCACGGGGACCATGAGCATGGCGAGCACTGCAACCATCCGCACCACCATCACTATGACGACGATGTGAAGAGCTTCGTCTTCCGTGCAGACCGGGCGTTCGATCCTGTAAAACTTGAAGATTTCCTTGGCGCGATTGTGAACATTTATGGCCCCCGTATGCTTCGCTACAAAGGCGTGCTAAATATGCAGGGAACGGATCGCAAGGTGATCTTCCAGGGCGTGCACCAATTGATGGGCAGCGATCTGGGACCACAGTGGGCGGACGGGGAAAAGCGCGTCAGCAAGATGGTGTTCATCGGCATCGACCTGCCTCAGGACATCCTGTTGCAGGGGCTGGATCAGTGCCTTGTGTAAGCTGATGTGACTGGAAAGTGACCACCGCGTGGAAAGTACACGTGGGATGTGTGCCACTTTCCCCCTATTTGCTGAATAGACCGCTACAATCGCGCCCCGAAAAACCCGGGATAGTTGCTTGATCAACTTTTCCGGCTCCGCCCGTTTTGCGAGGAGACAGGAAGTGAGCGCCATACCCGGCACATCGAAGGCGACAGCCAGAATGCAGGGATCAGGCAAGGAGGAGGGCACGCCCCTGATCCACCTGACCAGCAGTCCCATGTCGTCGGCATCCCGACTCGAAAGAGCCGCGGAAACTGTGCTGGATATTCATACTACTTCCCGAAACACGCAATCGACCGTACCATCACCGGCACAGAGGGGCCGCGGTGGCCCCAACCGCCAGCTTTATTGACATCATGCCCACGACACTGCAAAACACTGCGGCGGCCGCCAAGAAGGATCCCAAGCTGGCCAACAACTGGAAAACCAAGTCGGGAGACGAATTGACAGACGCAGAAGTGCTCTCCATGCCTGAGAGTGAATACATGAACGACAAGCAATTGGCGTTCTTCCGTCATAAATTGACGCAAATCAAGCAGGACATGCATAACAACGCCGGTGAAACCACCGAGCATCTGCGTGAAGATACAGTGGTGGTCCCCGACCCAGCTGATCGCGCGACGATCGAAGAGGAACACGCGCTGGAACTGCGCACCCGTGACCGCGAGCGCAAGCTGCTCAAGAAGATCGAGCAGTCCATCGCCCGCATCGACGCGGGTGATTACGGCTACTGCGACGAGACCGGTGAGCCCATCGGCGTGGGTCGTCTGATTGCGCGCCCCACCGCCACGTTGTCGCTCGAAGCGCAGCAACGTCGCGAACTCAAGCAAAAGATGTACGGAGATTGATGGATGCTGAACCTGCCGCATTTTGACCATGCCCGTGTGGTTGAGGCAGGTTCGCTGTCAATGTATTCATGAGCAAGGAAGAAGCTGCCCGCGGTTTGCTGTCCAAGGTTGTGCGTTTTGTGCGCAACCCGACCGTCCAGTGGTCAGAGCTGGATGCGCCCGAAGAAGACAAGGAAGGCCAGTACAGCAAGCAGATGCTCAAGGAAATGATCGAGCGCAAGCGACGCAACGACTTCGTGCGTCGCCGCGAGTTCGATCAACTGCGCAAGCTTCGCCGCAAGGAGCTGGTGCAGGGCCCGAAACTGGAAGATGCGACCGGACGCACTTCGTTCGCGCAAAGCACCATGCTGTCGCAACCGAACAGCACGAATGCATCGCCGGACGGAAGAGCGGTCACGCTCAAGAAGATCGACGAGATCGAGGCACAGATGTCCCAGCAATGGTGGCGTGCCAAGCCGGGGGATCCCGCGCACGGTGATCGTCCGGTGCCGCGCGTGGTGCCGCCACCTCTGCAGGACCCGCAGGTCACGGCCGAGGTGCCTCTGGAGTTTGCGGCGACCGCGCCATTGACGATGCCGCCCATGGGGTTTGCGGCCACCCAGCCGGCGACAATGTCGGGTGGACTACCCAACGCCAGCGCCATACCGGGGGGGATGGCGCCGACGATGCCCATGGCCTTGAATGGCATGGGATTGGAGTTCGATGTGCCCACCCTCGGGCTGGATGCCGTCGTCGCTCATGAGGAATTGGAGAAATTTGTGCACGAACCCGACCTTGAAGAAGCAGCCATCCGTTTCGCCAATGGCGATTACGCAGGCGCCGAATCGGGCTTGCTGGAAGTGCTCGCGCGTCACGCGCAGGATGATCCCAAGGACCAGATCGATATCTGGATGACCTTGTTCGATCTGTATCGTGCGACCGGGATGCAGGATCGCTTCGACAAGCTGGCCATCGACTATGCGGGTCGCTTCGGCCGCTCTGCGCCGTTGTGGTTCTCGCTGCCCGAGCAATTGGGCATGGTGGCTACCGACAATTCTGGTGCGGCAGCGAATTCACGTGAATTCAGCTGGAACGCACCGCCGACGCTCAGCACACAGTCATTGGCTGCGCTGCAGGCCTCTCTGGCCCGCAAGCCGGCACCGCCGTGGACGCTCAACTGGGCGCGCATCACGGACATCGACGCTCTGGCGCTTCCCGGTCTGGCAGATCTGTTTCTGCAATGGGCGGATCAGCCTGTGGATCTCAAGTTCACTGGCATTTCCACCCTGAACGCCATGCTGCAGGCGAAGACGCAGTCGGGTGACCGGTCCACGGATGATCAATGGTGGCGTCTGCGCATGGCGCTGCTGCGCCTGATGGGGCTGCCTGACGAGTTCGAGCTGGTGGCGCTGGACTACTGCGTGACCTACGAGGTCTCGCCGCCGTCATGGGCGCCCACGAAATGCAAGTTTCGGGGCGACGACAGCGCGCTCAATGCAGCGGTCGAGCAGGCACGCGTGGACGCGCAGCGCGAGCACGACATGCTGAATCCAGCACTGAGCGCGCCCAAGACGACCAAGTCCGAGGCATCCAAGCTGCAGGGGCTGTCGGGATACATCGACGGTGATGCGGTGCCGCTGCTGGAGCCGTTCGCGGCACTGGCCAAGCCCGATGCGCCGTTGCAGATTCCCTGCGACCGATTGATCCGCATGGATTTCCCGGCCGCTGGCTCGGTGCTCAACTGGGCCGCAGAGCAGCAGGCCAAGGGGCAGGCTGTGCAATTCACCAACCTGCATCGCCTGATTGCGGTGTTCTTCAACGTCATCGGCGTGGGGGAGCATGCCTGGGTCATTCCACGTCGCAACTGACGGGGCGGCGGCCAGCATGCCCGAGCCGGTGTCGAATCTCACCACAAAGCGCGCGATCAGCGCGCTTTTTCATTGGGGCGGAGTGCGAAAATAATCGCGAATCCGCCTTGATTTTCCTGATGCAACCCTCACCTGACACCGCCATGGAACAGTATCACGGCACCACCATTCTCAGCGTCCGCCGCCAGACGGCAGACGGCATTCAGGTCGCCATCGGCGGCGATGGCCAGGTCACT
This genomic stretch from Diaphorobacter sp. HDW4B harbors:
- a CDS encoding IclR family transcriptional regulator C-terminal domain-containing protein; this translates as MTIAPADLIVGVAKGLAVLESFDMQRQRLNATLAAQRTGLTRAAARRHLLTLAHLGYLESDGSYFWLSPRVLRFSGSYLASARLPRLVQPTLNQLALKLRQPCSVVVLDNDEVVIVARSNTSDVHQLSAYGLHLGARLPAHATSTGRVLLASKNHGEWKHWMEERDLPRLTPQTVTQIDDLEDVIEQVRKQDWCYASGEHELGVHAVAVPLRDMQGKTVAALNVVLHRSTAFDADAMVGELLPHMLEAARQVRGQL
- the pobA gene encoding 4-hydroxybenzoate 3-monooxygenase; this translates as MRTKVAIIGAGPAGLLLGQLLHKAGIDNVILERQTPEYVLGRIRAGVLEKTAVDLLDLAGVSERAHQEGLVHEGIELMFDGARHRIDLQELTGGKHVTVYGQTEVTRDLMDARNNAGLSTIYEAEGVQLEGIDTNAPQVRYRQNGVEQTLQCDFIAGCDGFHGVSRKSIPADVLRTYERVYPFGWLGMLADVPPVSDELIYAHTPRGFVLCSMRSETRSRYYLQVPLTDKVEDWSDEAFWDELRLRLGADVCKTLVTGPSLEKSIAPLRSFVAEPMRHGRLFLAGDAAHIVPPTGAKGLNLAASDVGFLYEAMTDHYLERSDRGIENYSQRCLERVWSAERFSWWFTTLTHKFPDTGEFGLKMQAAELNYLIKSRSASSALAENYVGLPMRMEDLLAARA
- a CDS encoding GTP-binding protein; this translates as MSLIPATILTGFLGSGKTTLLKRVLHEAHGQKIAVIENEFGEENIDTDILKTESKEQIVQMSNGCICCTIREDLRQTLQLLAAKRRKGLVEFDRIVIETTGLADPGPVAQTFFMDDEIAETYLLDSIITLVDAKHANQQLDDRQEARRQVGFADQLFLSKTDLVSEAEKDALIHRLKHMNPRAPIRAVHFGDVPLTEVLDLRGFNLNAKLDIDPDFLKEDDHGHDHHDHAHDHSDCDHDHGKCEHEGHDHGHEGHVHDEHCGHDHGDHEHGEHCNHPHHHHYDDDVKSFVFRADRAFDPVKLEDFLGAIVNIYGPRMLRYKGVLNMQGTDRKVIFQGVHQLMGSDLGPQWADGEKRVSKMVFIGIDLPQDILLQGLDQCLV
- the dksA gene encoding RNA polymerase-binding protein DksA is translated as MPTTLQNTAAAAKKDPKLANNWKTKSGDELTDAEVLSMPESEYMNDKQLAFFRHKLTQIKQDMHNNAGETTEHLREDTVVVPDPADRATIEEEHALELRTRDRERKLLKKIEQSIARIDAGDYGYCDETGEPIGVGRLIARPTATLSLEAQQRRELKQKMYGD
- a CDS encoding STAS domain-containing protein, which translates into the protein MSKEEAARGLLSKVVRFVRNPTVQWSELDAPEEDKEGQYSKQMLKEMIERKRRNDFVRRREFDQLRKLRRKELVQGPKLEDATGRTSFAQSTMLSQPNSTNASPDGRAVTLKKIDEIEAQMSQQWWRAKPGDPAHGDRPVPRVVPPPLQDPQVTAEVPLEFAATAPLTMPPMGFAATQPATMSGGLPNASAIPGGMAPTMPMALNGMGLEFDVPTLGLDAVVAHEELEKFVHEPDLEEAAIRFANGDYAGAESGLLEVLARHAQDDPKDQIDIWMTLFDLYRATGMQDRFDKLAIDYAGRFGRSAPLWFSLPEQLGMVATDNSGAAANSREFSWNAPPTLSTQSLAALQASLARKPAPPWTLNWARITDIDALALPGLADLFLQWADQPVDLKFTGISTLNAMLQAKTQSGDRSTDDQWWRLRMALLRLMGLPDEFELVALDYCVTYEVSPPSWAPTKCKFRGDDSALNAAVEQARVDAQREHDMLNPALSAPKTTKSEASKLQGLSGYIDGDAVPLLEPFAALAKPDAPLQIPCDRLIRMDFPAAGSVLNWAAEQQAKGQAVQFTNLHRLIAVFFNVIGVGEHAWVIPRRN